One window from the genome of Bacillus tianshenii encodes:
- a CDS encoding DUF523 and DUF1722 domain-containing protein yields the protein MNKFSKPRVVVSKCLEFEACRYSGDLITDQTVKSLEPFVEFIPVCPEVEIGLGVPRETIRLVSGNEEPRLMQPSNEIDLTERMERFSRNFLSNLGEIDGFILKSRSPSCGVRDVPLYKSTKKGSMKDGKTSGHFARRVANYFPEKAIEEEGRLRNFTIREHFFIKLFTLAEFREIKEAPTIQKIIAFHSKHKYLFMAYNQTKLKELGRITANHKQFQIEEVAKAYEEGLYQLFKRAARYTSNINVCEHIMGYFSKSLRIEEKAYFLEMLEQYRNKKLPLSSLTGVLKSWIIRFDDDYLMQQSFFQPYPKELIAISDSGKGRDYA from the coding sequence ATGAATAAGTTTTCAAAGCCACGTGTGGTGGTCAGTAAATGTCTTGAATTTGAGGCATGCCGCTACAGTGGAGATCTTATAACAGACCAAACGGTAAAAAGCTTAGAGCCGTTTGTAGAATTTATTCCTGTATGTCCTGAAGTGGAAATAGGGCTCGGGGTCCCGCGGGAAACAATTCGCCTTGTAAGTGGAAATGAAGAACCGCGCTTAATGCAGCCATCAAATGAAATTGATTTAACAGAAAGGATGGAACGTTTTTCTCGAAATTTCCTTTCAAATCTTGGAGAAATAGATGGGTTTATTTTAAAAAGTCGTTCACCGAGCTGTGGTGTAAGGGATGTTCCCCTTTATAAAAGTACAAAAAAAGGTTCAATGAAGGATGGGAAAACGAGCGGACACTTTGCTAGACGAGTTGCTAATTATTTCCCGGAAAAAGCAATTGAAGAAGAAGGTCGTTTGCGGAATTTTACAATACGGGAGCATTTCTTTATTAAATTGTTTACGTTGGCTGAGTTTCGAGAGATTAAAGAAGCACCGACTATCCAAAAGATCATTGCCTTTCATTCAAAACATAAATATTTATTTATGGCATATAACCAAACGAAACTGAAAGAGCTTGGGAGAATTACAGCCAATCATAAGCAGTTTCAAATTGAAGAAGTCGCCAAGGCGTATGAAGAAGGTTTGTATCAATTATTCAAGCGAGCGGCTCGATATACATCAAATATTAATGTTTGCGAGCATATTATGGGGTACTTCTCAAAGAGCTTAAGGATTGAAGAGAAGGCATATTTTCTTGAAATGTTAGAACAGTATCGAAATAAGAAGCTTCCTTTAAGCAGTTTAACAGGTGTATTGAAGTCTTGGATTATTCGTTTTGATGATGATTATTTAATGCAGCAAAGCTTCTTTCAACCCTATCCGAAAGAGTTAATTGCAATTAGTGATTCTGGTAAAGGTAGAGATTATGCATAA
- a CDS encoding AMP-binding protein has protein sequence MEQTRLAQWMKKLGYDNYEAFLEYSTRDTEHFWEQAEKELAIEWFQPYTNVLNTENGVKWPKWYENGQLNAAHECVEKWAQKEEMKDETAIIWESDDGEKRIFTFTELNEAVARTANGFKQHGLKKGDVATIYMPMIPETVISMLAIAKIGAISAPAFSGYGADALSVRMNAAEATFLITADGFKRRGKTVHMKEEADKAAEVTASLKHMVVVRRLGSDIPWTDERDIDYSKLANAEPLQHTEAMKSDDPVMLIYTSGTTGKPKGAVHTHAGFPIKSAFDAGIAMDVKQKDCLFWYTDMGWMMGPFLMFGGLVNGASILLFEGTPDYPNPDRIWKIVEDHRVTHLGISPTLIRSLMHLGEEWIEPYSLENLRVIGSTGEPWNVEPWEWLFDVVGKQRIPIFNYSGGTEISGGILGNVLLRPIEPISFNSPIPGMAADVFNDQGESVSNSVGELVITKPWVGMTNGFWKEPERYEKAYWDRWEDTWVHGDWVIKDDRGFWTITGRSDDILNVAGKRLGPAEMETVLVDHEEVVEAGTIGVPDDIKGESAVCFVVLRKSAQPSDQLAAELITLVGDRMGKALKPKAIHFVSDLPKTRNAKVMRRIMKAAFLGKDTGDLSALVNPEVLEEIRSLSPTTEKA, from the coding sequence ATGGAGCAAACACGTTTAGCTCAATGGATGAAAAAATTAGGTTATGACAATTATGAAGCCTTTCTTGAGTATTCAACTCGCGATACCGAACATTTCTGGGAGCAGGCTGAAAAGGAATTAGCAATTGAATGGTTTCAGCCTTATACAAATGTCCTTAATACAGAAAATGGTGTTAAGTGGCCAAAATGGTATGAAAATGGGCAATTAAACGCAGCACATGAATGTGTAGAAAAATGGGCTCAAAAAGAAGAAATGAAAGATGAAACGGCAATTATTTGGGAAAGCGATGATGGAGAAAAACGTATCTTCACGTTTACAGAGCTTAATGAAGCTGTAGCAAGAACAGCCAATGGCTTTAAGCAACATGGGTTAAAAAAGGGTGATGTGGCCACTATCTATATGCCGATGATTCCTGAAACCGTTATCTCAATGTTAGCTATTGCAAAGATCGGTGCCATCTCTGCCCCTGCATTTTCAGGCTATGGAGCTGATGCGCTGTCTGTTAGAATGAATGCTGCTGAAGCAACATTTTTAATTACTGCTGACGGCTTTAAACGTCGCGGAAAAACAGTCCACATGAAAGAAGAAGCTGATAAAGCTGCTGAAGTAACGGCTTCCTTAAAGCATATGGTCGTCGTCCGTCGTTTAGGTTCAGATATTCCATGGACAGATGAACGAGATATTGATTATAGTAAGCTTGCTAATGCAGAGCCTCTTCAACATACAGAAGCAATGAAATCAGATGACCCAGTGATGCTTATCTATACGTCTGGGACAACTGGCAAACCAAAAGGTGCAGTACATACACATGCAGGCTTTCCGATAAAATCAGCCTTTGATGCAGGGATTGCGATGGACGTGAAGCAAAAGGATTGTCTGTTCTGGTATACAGACATGGGCTGGATGATGGGACCTTTCTTAATGTTTGGAGGACTTGTCAATGGCGCTTCCATTCTTTTATTTGAAGGGACACCAGATTATCCTAACCCTGACCGTATATGGAAAATCGTTGAGGACCATCGTGTTACCCACCTTGGAATCTCGCCAACCCTTATTCGTTCCTTGATGCATTTGGGTGAAGAATGGATTGAACCGTATAGCTTAGAAAACTTACGTGTAATCGGCTCAACAGGAGAGCCTTGGAATGTGGAGCCATGGGAATGGTTATTTGATGTTGTCGGGAAGCAGCGTATTCCAATTTTCAACTACTCTGGCGGAACAGAAATTTCCGGCGGAATACTTGGCAACGTACTTCTTCGTCCGATTGAGCCGATCAGCTTTAATTCTCCGATTCCCGGCATGGCAGCTGATGTGTTCAACGACCAAGGTGAATCGGTATCAAACAGTGTTGGTGAATTGGTAATAACAAAACCATGGGTCGGGATGACAAATGGATTTTGGAAAGAACCAGAGCGCTATGAGAAAGCATATTGGGACCGTTGGGAAGATACATGGGTTCATGGAGATTGGGTTATTAAAGACGACCGCGGATTTTGGACAATCACAGGACGTTCTGACGATATTCTAAATGTAGCTGGAAAACGTCTTGGTCCAGCAGAAATGGAAACAGTTCTCGTTGACCATGAAGAAGTTGTAGAGGCAGGTACGATCGGTGTTCCCGATGATATTAAAGGGGAAAGTGCTGTATGTTTTGTTGTCCTGCGCAAATCAGCACAACCAAGTGATCAGCTTGCAGCAGAATTAATTACACTTGTAGGAGACCGTATGGGAAAAGCATTGAAGCCAAAAGCCATTCACTTTGTATCGGATTTACCGAAAACACGCAATGCAAAAGTAATGCGCAGAATCATGAAAGCTGCTTTCCTAGGAAAAGATACTGGTGACTTATCAGCGCTTGTAAACCCTGAAGTACTTGAAGAAATTCGTTCATTATCACCAACAACTGAAAAAGCATAA
- a CDS encoding phage holin family protein, translated as MLEQMFQEITIHPQLVIVVPALMIIGYALKMTPFVKDWMIIWILLGCGVAASGLRLGFDVNGISNGIIAAGAAITTHQLFKQSIRKG; from the coding sequence ATGCTAGAGCAGATGTTTCAGGAAATAACCATTCATCCGCAGCTTGTGATTGTCGTACCAGCGCTTATGATTATCGGTTATGCGTTAAAAATGACACCATTTGTGAAAGACTGGATGATTATTTGGATTCTACTTGGCTGTGGGGTTGCTGCAAGTGGACTTCGTCTTGGTTTTGATGTAAATGGAATTTCGAATGGAATTATCGCAGCAGGAGCGGCTATTACGACACATCAATTATTTAAGCAAAGCATACGAAAAGGCTAG